One part of the Eucalyptus grandis isolate ANBG69807.140 chromosome 10, ASM1654582v1, whole genome shotgun sequence genome encodes these proteins:
- the LOC120288854 gene encoding probable LRR receptor-like serine/threonine-protein kinase At1g05700 → MTMERSITAFSFALLAGLVSSLVPVVQAQQIPGFISIDCGATNVYTEDEIRIRYETDEGFIDSGQNKQISMTFIHEGYRQCLNNLRSFPNRKRNCYTLKPDQGKNNTYLIRARFYYGNYDEKNQIPSFDLYIDVNYWTTVNYLGPGYEEIMYVSPADDIQVCLVNTGNGVPFISALELRHIDDDGIYRLRSGFLEHAGRLDIGGASDSFIRYPKDVYDRIWETEDYAGWIFLDTPSIINSSDDNDAYKVPSEVLRTAQSSINGSTPLRLGWTPSSSAEKWIVYFYFVEIERLTNGLQREFTVSMNDNQFMEIVSLEYLKPVVVVSTPVSGSLITFSIESTNKSGNPPILNAVEFYTIGDLPNVPTAQDDVKAINDIKATYHIQKESWQGDPCIPSIYTWDGLNCSNGNPPRIISLKLSSSNLVGDIVSSLSRLSTMEDLDLSNNKLTGAIPETRRITKS, encoded by the exons ATGACAATGGAAAGATCTATTACAGCTTTCTCGTTTGCGTTGCTTGCTGGTTTAGTTTCATCACTAGTCCCTGTGGTCCAAGCCCAACAGAttccag GTTTTATCAGTATTGATTGTGGGGCAACTAATGTATACACCGAGGATGAAATCAGAATAAGATACGAAACCGATGAAGGGTTCATAGACTCTGGACAAAACAAGCAGATATCCATGACGTTCATACATGAAGGCTATCGACAGTGCTTGAATAATTTAAGGAGTTTTCCCAACAGAAAGAGAAATTGTTACACTTTAAAACCAGACCAAGGCAAGAACAACACCTACTTGATTAGGGCAAGGTTTTACTATGGGAACTATGATGAAAAGAATCAGATTCCTTCATTCGACCTATACATTGATGTTAATTATTGGACCACGGTGAACTACTTGGGTCCTGGTTATGAAGAAATCATGTACGTGTCCCCAGCAGATGATATCCAAGTGTGTCTTGTCAATACTGGCAATGGGGTGCCCTTCATTTCGGCATTGGAACTAAGACATATAGATGATGATGGCATCTATCGATTAAGATCTGGATTCTTGGAACACGCTGGGCGACTGGACATCGGAGGTGCCTCGGACTCTTTCATCAG GTACCCTAAAGATGTTTATGATCGGATTTGGGAAACTGAAGACTATGCTGGTTGGATCTTTCTGGACACCCCATCTATCATTAATTCATCTGACGATAATGATGCTTATAAGGTTCCTAGCGAAGTTCTTCGGACCGCTCAAAGTTCAATCAATGGCAGTACTCCCTTGCGTTTAGGATGGACACCTTCAAGCTCTGCAGAGAAATGGATTGTGTACTTTTATTTCGTTGAGATTGAGAGACTGACAAACGGCCTCCAGAGGGAGTTCACAGTTTCCATGAATGATAATCAATTCATGGAGATAGTGAGCCTTGAATACTTAAAGCCAGTGGTTGTAGTCTCCACTCCTGTTAGTGGGTCGCTCATCACGTTCTCGATTGAATCGACAAATAAGTCTGGAAATCCACCGATCCTCAATGCCGTGGAGTTCTATACCATTGGTGATCTTCCAAATGTACCCACAGCACAAGATGATG TGAAAGCTATTAATGACATCAAAGCGACATATCACATTCAGAAAGAAAGCTGGCAAGGTGACCCATGTATACCAAGTATATACACATGGGATGGTCTAAATTGTAGCAATGGAAATCCTCCAAGGATCATATCATT GAAATTGAGCTCAAGCAATTTGGTGGGCGACATAGTCTCATCACTGTCACGTCTATCAACAATGGAAGACTT AGATTTGTCCAACAATAAGCTTACGGGAGCAATACCAGAAACTCGCAGAATTACCAAATCTTAG
- the LOC120288855 gene encoding receptor-like protein kinase At3g21340: MSLAENTNLCLADPCVQKKKQNSILVPVVTSVSGFFLVLFGALAIVWLMKRKRKAESSEMTLRLKNRPFTYGEVSRITRNFGRVIGEGGFGKVYLGTLDDGTMVAVKILSKSSKQGYKEFQAEVQLLMSVRHENLVSLFGYCGDSKHIALIYEYMVNGNLRQHLSEDHPKVLTWSKRLQIAVDVAQGLDYLHNGCKPPIIHKDLKTTNILLNEDFRAKIADFGLSRTFATENDSYVSTCPTGTPSYLDPEFHFSGILNRKSDIYGFGIILLELITGRPAIMRSRVVVPACTYFWLIPIVESGDIKRIMDPMLQGKFDVNSA, from the exons ATgag TTTGGCAGAAAACACAAATCTTTGCCTAGCCGATCCTTGCGtgcagaagaagaaacaaaattccATCCTCGTTCCAGTTGTTACATCAGTTTCAGGCTTCTTTTTAGTTCTCTTTGGTGCTTTGGCTATTGTTTGGTTAATGAAACGGAAAAGAAAAGCAG AATCTAGTGAAATGACATTGAGATTAAAGAATCGACCTTTCACGTATGGAGAGGTTTCAAGAATCACTAGAAACTTTGGACGAGTGATTGGTGAAGGTGGATTTGGAAAGGTTTATCTTGGCACACTAGATGACGGCACCATGGTTGCTGTGAAGATTCTCTCTAAATCATCAAAACAAGGGTACAAGGAATTTCAAGCCGAG GTACAACTCTTAATGAGTGTTCGTCACGAAAACTTGGTTTCTCTATTTGGATATTGTGGTGATTCCAAGCACATAGCTTTAATATATGAATACATGGTCAATGGAAATTTAAGGCAACATTTATCAG AGGACCATCCAAAGGTCTTGACGTGGAGTAAGAGACTACAAATAGCTGTGGATGTAGCACAAG GTTTGGATTATTTGCATAACGGTTGCAAGCCACCCATCATTCATAAAGACTTGAAGACTACAAACATCTTGTTGAACGAAGACTTCCGAGCCAAAATAGCTGATTTTGGCCTATCAAGAACTTTTGCCACTGAAAATGACTCTTATGTGTCAACTTGTCCTACAGGCACTCCTAGCTACCTCGATCCCGA GTTTCATTTTTCTGGAATCTTAAATAGGAAGAGTGATATTTATGGTTTTGGAATCATACTCCTTGAGTTGATCACGGGCCGACCTGCAATAATGAGAAGTCGGGTGGTAGTGCCAGCATGCACTTACTTCTGGTTGATTCCTATTGTTGAAAGTGGTGATATAAAGAGGATTATGGATCCCATGTTACAAGGAAAATTCGATGTCAACTCGGCTTGA